The genomic interval CCACAAGTCGTCGCTGCTCATCGCCGGCATGTTCTCGTTCTTCAACGCCGGGAGCGGTTCGAACCAGAGCAACCACCTCTTCAAGAGCGGCCCCGTGCACCAGGCCGTCCATCTGCGCGGATGCAAGTTCGCCAGCGGGACCTACGTCATGTCCCCGGCACTCGAAGGGGCCTTCACGATGGTCATGGGACACCACTCCTACCACCACGACACCGCGATCTTCCCCTACTCCTACCTCATCGAGAAGGAGGACCGCTCGGTGCTGATGCCCGGGGCGAACCTCACGAGCTACGGCGCCGTGCGCGACATCGAGAAATGGCCGGCCCGCGACCGCCGCGAGGTGCGGCGCGACACGATCAACTTCGAGGAATACAACCCCTACGTCACGGGGGCGATGCTCCGGGCCGTGGACACGCTCCACTCGCTCGAAGAGGGCGATCCCGACGCCGCGGAGTACGGCTACAACAAGACGATGATCCGGGCCGCGGCCCTGCGGCGGGGCCTGAAGCTCTACAACAAGGCGATCGTCGCGGCGCTGGGCGCGATGCTCGGCCGGGGCGCCTCGTCGGAACGCTACGACGGCGGCGGACGCTGGATCGACGCGGCGGGACAGTACATCACCCTGCGCGAGACCGAGGCGATTCTGGACGCGATCGACCGCGGGGAGCTCCCGACGACCGACGCCGTGGACAACCGGTTCCGCGTCTTCTTCGTCCACTACGACGACTACGCCCACAGTTGGGCCGAGCAGGTCTGCGCCGCGATGCTGGGACACGCACCGACGGCCGAAGAACTCAACGACGTGATCGCCGCGGGCCGCAACGCGCACGAGGCGATGCGCCGCACGACCGACGCCGACCGCGAGCGCGACTGCTCGCCCGAGATGGCCGTCGGCTACGGCCTCGACGGCGACGGGACGACACGCATGGAGGACTACCGCGCGGTGCGGGGTCTCCGATAACGCACAAGACGCAACTTTCACCGGAATATGTACACGCAAAGCATCACTCGCAGCCGTCGCACGGCCTTCTTCCTGGCCATCGACTGTTCGGGTTCCATGGCCGAACCGATCCGCTTCCGCGGACGGCCGACGACCAAGGCCGAGGCCGTGGCGTCG from Alistipes dispar carries:
- a CDS encoding DUF4954 family protein, with amino-acid sequence MTTHRKLTPDEISALERLGNSAENWDAVEVPETFSPSGILQSRLEGRVVLDPGARIVRSRVRNYRIGEGSSVEGVTALECRSRSAFGNGTAVAAMNECGGRTVPVFDRLSAQVAYVLAIYRHRPQTIAALEAMIRTYAEERSSELGEVGRGCRIVGARFIREVRIGDDCRIDGASMLCNGTLCDGCRVGVDVKAYDFIAAEQARLDNGATVERCFVGESCRLDKGFTAVDSLFFANSHCENGEAASIFAGPYTVSHHKSSLLIAGMFSFFNAGSGSNQSNHLFKSGPVHQAVHLRGCKFASGTYVMSPALEGAFTMVMGHHSYHHDTAIFPYSYLIEKEDRSVLMPGANLTSYGAVRDIEKWPARDRREVRRDTINFEEYNPYVTGAMLRAVDTLHSLEEGDPDAAEYGYNKTMIRAAALRRGLKLYNKAIVAALGAMLGRGASSERYDGGGRWIDAAGQYITLRETEAILDAIDRGELPTTDAVDNRFRVFFVHYDDYAHSWAEQVCAAMLGHAPTAEELNDVIAAGRNAHEAMRRTTDADRERDCSPEMAVGYGLDGDGTTRMEDYRAVRGLR